The Gossypium hirsutum isolate 1008001.06 chromosome D07, Gossypium_hirsutum_v2.1, whole genome shotgun sequence genome includes the window catttatatattgtgttaatttagtcttgattccaAAAATTTAACTCTTAGCATTTGCACATTGTGTAATCTGGTCCTTTTTGCACTTTTATTATTTTGTGACATTGAGAGTTAATTTTAGAAGAacgagaaaagatgaaaattgttattttggatttttgggtgtttttattttttatgtattttttatcaatttttttttactttttaagtgAAAGGAtcacatagaaaaataaatttgtaaaaaagattaaattgcataatttataaatgttgagatTAAAGCTTTTAAAATGAAGGTTAAATTAACATATTGAAGATTAAAGTTGCCCTAAGAACACAGCAGGACAAGAATACATAAGAGAATATTGGGGAGGAAATAAAGAAAAGTAGTTGAAAGGAAATAGTgtttattttcttcctttttgttagAAAGGAATAAAAGTACTCAAAATTAAAGGGTTtcctctttccttttttttttttcttatctctcctttcaCATCTTAtcctacatatatatacatatatatatgcttttcATTTTATACCCAAAACACAAAATGAATTTCATTCTCAAATAATATTTACGTTTAACTATAAAAATGATTCTCACATGTACAATGCATCATTTagtatttgattttgtttttctttcactACTGAATGTTTtagtttcaacaaaaaaaaataataattcagaataaattttaaaagagtatgcacatgataagatttgattttaaaattaccTAAAAACAAGTTGAAAATAGGATTTAGTCGGATCTAGATTGGaatgtaaatatataaaagttgtTGCTTTTGGCATGAACACGCAGAGGACATAGCAAAAAGTTCTACAAAATAGCATCTCTGCCAAATTAAAGCATTCGCCACTCGCCCCATCCAGCTATGGTAAACCGTAAATAAAGTTTCATACTTTACAAAATTCACGATCAAAGATACGAAACAAAGGACTATACAACATTCCACTACTAATTTTAAACGTCATATAATTTGCACAATGTTAACCATAAAAAAAGGTGCTTtatattataagaaaaaaaaacagtatAATCACATGGATGttgttaaatttatataaatataaatatcgtACAATTGGTGATGTATGATAATATTGGGTAGATTTAcgttttgatcactcaattttaagaaattataaaatagttactaaattattcgaaatttttatttaagtcaccgggctattaaatttttttattttataaaaagtcCGGCTAGCAAGTTTCAAGAGATAATTCGACGACCAGTACAATGAATCAGTACTTATCGACAAGCAGAACATACCTTAAATCTAAGTCGATCTGATGATCAATGTCAGATATCAGAGAAGAAAGTTGTTGGGATTGTGGTTCGCAAATTCATGATATTTAAAGTTGCTTCATGAaaaaatttgaattgtaaaaaaaaaaaaagaggaatgaAAACTTTTGATTGGTGCAAATGGTGCGAACAAAAAGGGCTATATGATAACGATTTTAATTGCCcgatgacttaaatgaaaactgtcgaataatttagtgaccatttgtaacttttgaagttgagtgaccaaaacataaacttactaataatttagtgatattGGGTGTAGGTTAtccaataatatttatcattatatGGTACGAGTGGTAGGTGTAATGATAAGACGTATTGCATTCTTAAGGGGAGATGCAAATTTAAACTTCAGGAACGACAGTATTAAAAGGGAGAGCTAGTAACATGGATAAAAATAACAGACATGAAAGCAAAAATAAATTGATTCATGAATCAGGTGATGAGCTGAAGTTGAATTTAACGGGATGCAGActtaaaaaagttaattaaaattgGGCTGCAACTTCGTGGTTAAGAAAGAGAGTTGGATATGAACATGGGATAGGGTGGCAAAGGCAGTCCATGATTCTCTACTGTTCCAAGTTAGGCTTTTGGCATCTAATAAAGTGCAACTTTTTGTATTCTCCCCACTATTTTCTCTTCGTCTACAAATTGGTTCACGACTCTTATTGTTCGCAAAATTGTTTATTCTTTGTCAAAATTGACTTTTGCACCGACGAAGCTAAAGGGGTAAGCAGAAACTCGAACAatcattttagggtttttttttaaaaaagaagaaaaaaaaatcataatccgTAAAATGATtcgttttcttaaataaaagtgTTGGAGACATGACCAAAATTTTAACCCATCAATGATTGAGAGCAACCAAAGCAAGAGGACCCCTAGAATATGACCCCCAAAAGTTAAATGGAACAATTTGCCTTTgttaaatttcaaaagaaaataaagatactAATGGAATCAATCAATAAATGACAATATTCTCTactattttagtaattattaaatgaaaaaataaataaagaaagagaAATCAAATTCAAGCCACACCCATAgaacaaaattcaataaaatggGACACCATACAGAAAGcacaataaatttaatataaaaaaaatcaatactaATGGTACAAATGCTTTGACcctatatttctttttttattttttaaaattaataatttaagtgatattttgaactcttaaaaatttatcattttatcacAATTTTCTAATACAAAATTTCTAATCTCGCCTCGAATTTACTAGAATCAAATTTTTTGGTCCATGGTTTGTGGGCATACACCTTTTGCTCCTTTTTGTATTCATTTCTTTTATGCTAAGGAGCATTTTATCTTCTAGAGCCTACCTtttcaattttagaaaaatgatgcaagtttaaattttgttgttagtCCTTGTACATTGAGAAAGTGGTGAATTTagactttataatttaatttggtcatttttagtcccttattttttaaaattttaaaattttaatcctccCCCAACAATAATTActgaatttttttagttaaattatgttttttttcttctaaaatatGATGctgcaaacatattatcatatgtgtaatgccaTGTTGGCTTATTATTTCCAtgtattactcactaaaaattcaattaatgaaTTAATGATGGTCTTTTGCATCAAGCTgaaatttcaaatatcaaaaaatatagggacttaaAATGATTCAACTAGAGAATATTGATTAAATCTACAGCAGTACACATAGTATAGGACCAATGgttgaatttaaccaaacatatttaaCTGCTACTATTTTGGGTCAAaactaaagttttaaaattaaaaaaatacagggactaaaatagaccaattcaaaaagtaaaatgactaaatttaatCAAATGAAAGTACAAGAAGTAAATCGATAACTTTTATAAGGCAGAGGGAGTAAGAGAAAATTTAACCATGATACAATATTAGAATGAGATGAAGGGTTTTAAATAGCCATATCTTtcctttgttttgttttctttaaaaaagttaaataaattcCATTTCCATATAAATACCAAGTCTCATAATCCCATCATTATATCTACATTCattttttgttcatttgtaaATTTTCTCTCAAGGCTCTATTTTGTTCTGTTTTGCTCTGCTTTTTTCTGCAAATGGGGGCTTTCGATTATATTTCGAGCTTTTGTAGTGTTAGCAGCACTAAAACAAGCAAACGCAAGCCAATGCAGGTTTATGttcggtttttattttttttaattaataattaaagaaacaaaatcacCTTTTAAATGCTAACAATggaatttgttgttgttgttttcttttttgaatgTTCAGACAGTTGAAATCAAggttaaaatggactgcgatggATGTGAAAGAAGAGTGAGAAATTCTGTTATCAACATGAGAGGTCCAACCTCTCTTTCTGTGctttaattatggttttagtcccTCTACCGTGCTCAAATTTTATTTCCGAAATTTGTGTCAACATGTTTAGTTAAAATGagtaattttaagaaaaatccatAACATGGCAGGAACTAAGTTTGGggcattattaaaattttcaaaaatttaagagttaaatgagagtttttaaaaaatatggagatctgattgaattttttaaaatcttcTGAGATTTATGAGAATTTCCCAAAAATTAGGAgagcttaattaaaatttaaaaataaatataaaaggcAGCTTGGCCCGTCTTGGGCACCATTACTGTTTGCCCCTGATAATTCGAATAATTAATAATAGTTGGACTAagtaatgatattataaaattgaaaataaatcaaattatgcAAAACTAAATTATAGGGGACTAAATTACGAATTTGATCATAATAGAGGGATCAAAACTATGACTTAATCATCTTCATCAATTTCACTTTTAAGTTGTCAATCGCACTAGCAAATAACATTAGGAACTTCCTATGTTGTTAACATCCTCCTCTATGCACATACAGGTGTAAAAACAGTTGACATAAACCGGAAACAAAGTCGATTAACGGTGACCGGGAATGTGGACCCGAATAGGGTGTTAAAGAGAGTGAAGAACACTGGCAAGAGAGCGGAGTTCTGGCCGTACATCCCGCAACATGTCGTGTATTATCCGTACGCATCGGGGGCGTACGACAAAAGGGCACCGGCCGGACATGTTCGGAACGTTGCGCAAGCTTACCCGACAGCTTCTTCCAATGCACCTGAAGAGAAATTCGCATCCTTATTCAGCGATGATAATGTTCATGCATGTTCAATCATGTAggattttatttttggtaaaattgagaCGAATTTTAAACTATTTTCGGAGAGAGTGAACACTTTAGTAATACGTTACAAATTGAGGTTTTCAATCAGGCCTTAtaccatatatatgtatattatttaataataaaagttaaagATTTTAACGGTTTTGGTATACTTTCAAGCTTTACAATTGTTCAccgaaaaatattaataaaacctCTTTTGTatattcataacatttttaaGGAACACTATAAAAGCTAAAGTAAATTTACAGATTGTctatacgattaatattttaacgatccAACCGTTATATTTAATGGTATGTTCATGTAAATCATACAtgtcaaatttgatgtaaatttaaaatttttaactatttgttttatgtataaa containing:
- the LOC107953922 gene encoding heavy metal-associated isoprenylated plant protein 21; translated protein: MGAFDYISSFCSVSSTKTSKRKPMQTVEIKVKMDCDGCERRVRNSVINMRGVKTVDINRKQSRLTVTGNVDPNRVLKRVKNTGKRAEFWPYIPQHVVYYPYASGAYDKRAPAGHVRNVAQAYPTASSNAPEEKFASLFSDDNVHACSIM